A genomic window from Flavobacterium johnsoniae includes:
- a CDS encoding metal-dependent hydrolase, which produces MKITFYGHASLGIEVGGKNIIVDPFITGNPQAAAIDINSLKADYILLTHAHGDHVLDVEAIAKNTNAVIVSNAEIATYYGNKGFKSHPMNHGGSWKFDFGNVKYVTAIHSSSFPDGSYGGNPGGFVIEGEHKNIYIAGDTALTYDMKLIPLRTELDLVILPIGNNFTMDVEDAIIASDFVECDKILGYHFDTFGYIEINHEEAIRKFFDKGKDLMLLQIGESIEL; this is translated from the coding sequence ATGAAAATTACATTTTACGGACACGCTTCATTAGGAATTGAAGTTGGAGGAAAAAATATTATTGTGGATCCATTTATTACAGGAAATCCGCAAGCCGCAGCAATTGATATTAATTCGCTAAAAGCAGATTATATTTTGCTTACACATGCACATGGCGATCACGTTTTAGACGTTGAAGCGATTGCAAAAAACACAAATGCAGTTATTGTTTCAAACGCAGAAATTGCAACTTATTATGGAAACAAAGGATTCAAATCGCATCCAATGAATCACGGTGGAAGCTGGAAATTCGATTTTGGAAATGTAAAATATGTAACTGCAATTCACTCAAGTAGTTTTCCAGATGGATCTTACGGAGGAAATCCTGGCGGATTTGTTATCGAAGGCGAACATAAAAACATTTACATCGCTGGAGATACTGCTTTGACTTACGATATGAAGTTAATTCCGCTTCGCACAGAATTAGATTTAGTAATTCTTCCAATCGGCAATAATTTTACAATGGATGTTGAAGATGCTATTATTGCTTCTGATTTTGTAGAATGCGATAAAATTTTAGGCTATCATTTCGATACATTTGGTTATATCGAAATCAATCATGAAGAAGCGATTCGTAAATTTTTCGATAAAGGAAAAGATTTAATGCTTTTACAAATCGGAGAATCAATAGAATTATAA
- the menA gene encoding 1,4-dihydroxy-2-naphthoate octaprenyltransferase, whose amino-acid sequence MKHWIEAARLRTLPLSVSGIIVGSIYALSNPTETINTPTEVFSWKVFGFALLTTLGLQVLSNFANDYGDGVKGTDNADRVGPQRAIQSGVITPQAMKKAIIITSLLTLLSAIILIYFAFGKDNFGYSIFFLLLGIAAIVSAIRYTVGNSAYGYRGFGDVFVFVFFGLVSTLGVNFLYAKEIDPLLILPAISIGLLSVGVLNLNNMRDQESDKKAGKNTIVVQIGAENAKVYHYTLIITAMILVVVFAVLSDYNFDQYLFLLAYIPLTKHLITVYKNQNPKLLDPELKKLALSTFLLSILLTVCMISLISDIIVNLFLGGR is encoded by the coding sequence ATGAAACATTGGATTGAAGCCGCAAGATTGCGCACATTACCTTTATCCGTTTCTGGAATTATAGTTGGAAGTATTTACGCATTGTCTAATCCAACAGAAACTATTAACACACCTACAGAAGTATTTAGCTGGAAAGTTTTTGGTTTTGCACTTTTAACAACATTAGGTTTGCAGGTTTTGTCGAACTTTGCCAACGATTATGGAGATGGGGTAAAAGGAACTGATAATGCAGATCGAGTTGGGCCACAGCGAGCTATTCAGAGCGGTGTTATCACGCCTCAGGCAATGAAAAAAGCCATTATAATTACGTCGTTATTGACTTTATTATCAGCAATAATCTTGATTTATTTTGCTTTCGGAAAAGACAATTTTGGTTACTCAATCTTTTTCTTATTGTTAGGAATTGCTGCAATCGTGTCTGCAATTCGATATACAGTTGGAAATTCTGCTTACGGATATAGAGGATTTGGAGATGTATTTGTATTTGTCTTTTTCGGATTAGTAAGCACTTTAGGTGTTAACTTTTTGTATGCAAAAGAAATTGATCCGCTTTTGATTCTTCCAGCAATTTCAATTGGATTATTGAGCGTTGGAGTTTTAAACTTAAACAATATGCGAGATCAGGAATCTGATAAAAAAGCAGGTAAAAATACAATTGTAGTGCAAATTGGAGCTGAAAATGCAAAAGTTTATCATTACACATTAATAATTACTGCAATGATTTTGGTAGTTGTTTTTGCTGTTTTGAGCGATTACAATTTTGATCAGTATTTGTTTTTATTGGCTTACATTCCATTAACTAAACATTTAATTACGGTTTATAAAAATCAAAATCCAAAATTATTAGATCCAGAATTGAAAAAACTGGCACTAAGTACATTTTTACTTTCAATTTTATTGACAGTTTGTATGATTTCGTTGATTTCAGACATTATTGTAAACCTGTTTTTAGGAGGAAGATAA
- a CDS encoding 1,4-dihydroxy-2-naphthoyl-CoA synthase, whose amino-acid sequence MDWITAREFEDITYKKCNGVARIAFNRPNVRNAFRPKTTSELYQAFYDAQEDTSIGVVLLSAEGPSTKDGVYSFCSGGDQNARGHQGYVGEDGQHRLNILEVQRLIRFMPKVVIAVVPGWAVGGGHSLHVVCDMTLASKEHAIFKQTDADVTSFDGGYGSAYLAKMVGQKKAREIFFLGRNYSAQEAFEMGMVNAVIPHDELEATAYEWAQEILQKSPTSIKMLKFAMNLTDDGMVGQQVFAGEATRLAYMTEEAKEGRNAFLEKRKPNFGENKWLP is encoded by the coding sequence ATGGATTGGATTACAGCCAGAGAATTTGAAGATATAACCTATAAAAAATGTAATGGAGTAGCGAGAATAGCCTTTAACAGACCAAATGTTAGAAATGCTTTCCGTCCTAAAACTACTTCAGAATTATACCAAGCTTTTTATGATGCACAAGAAGACACTTCAATTGGAGTAGTTTTACTTTCTGCAGAAGGTCCTTCGACCAAAGATGGAGTTTATTCTTTCTGCAGCGGCGGTGATCAAAATGCGCGCGGACATCAGGGATATGTTGGAGAAGACGGACAACACCGTCTGAATATTCTAGAAGTACAGCGTTTAATTCGTTTTATGCCAAAAGTTGTAATTGCTGTTGTTCCTGGCTGGGCTGTTGGTGGCGGACATAGTTTGCACGTAGTTTGCGATATGACGCTTGCAAGTAAAGAACATGCTATTTTTAAACAAACAGATGCAGACGTAACTAGCTTTGACGGTGGTTACGGATCAGCATATTTGGCTAAAATGGTTGGTCAGAAAAAAGCACGTGAAATTTTCTTTTTAGGTAGAAATTATTCTGCACAAGAAGCTTTCGAAATGGGAATGGTAAATGCTGTAATTCCACATGACGAATTAGAAGCGACCGCTTACGAATGGGCTCAAGAAATCCTTCAGAAATCGCCAACTTCTATAAAAATGCTAAAATTTGCCATGAACTTAACAGACGACGGAATGGTTGGACAACAAGTTTTTGCAGGAGAAGCAACTCGTTTAGCTTACATGACTGAAGAAGCTAAAGAAGGAAGAAATGCTTTCTTAGAAAAAAGAAAACCAAACTTTGGTGAAAATAAATGGTTGCCTTAA